From Daphnia magna isolate NIES linkage group LG2, ASM2063170v1.1, whole genome shotgun sequence:
GTCCGGAAGCCGCAAATCGTTTGTCTGATATCTCTAGCAATAATGGTATTATTTTCGTTTGTTTAACCATAGCTACTCTtaaatttattgttttatgctggtttatttgtatttttattttattttattgattaatttttaattccgttctattttttattttattcttttttattttgctctactttgtttcgttttattttgttttagtctattttattttaaaccaatttgttttattcaattttgtttagtttttttaattttgttttattcaattttgttttattcaattttgttttattcaattttgttttatttaattttgttttattctagGAGAGGAAATGCCTACAGGACAACAAGACATTTCAGCCGGTCCTGCAGTTAGACGTCGCCCGGGGAGACCTCGCTTAAGACCTGTTGGTCCTGCACACCAGGGAAATCGAAAATCCAAAACGGAAGAAGTGATGTCTGGGAAGAAAACTCGTAGAGGCGCCCCATCAGGCCCACGTGTTATGAAACCTCTTCCGGTACCCATCGGCCTTATGGCCAATAAAAATTCAGATGGTGCGCGCACGTCTTTACCCTCTGGTACTACCTCCACACCTGTTTCGAAAGCCCGAAGTAGTGGCTGTTTTCATGATTCTGCATCGCcatgaagagaaaagaaactaTTAGTGAAGATTTAATGAAAGCTCGAGGAACAACTAAACTTAATTAAACTTTCCGAGTCTTTATCCTAAATCTTTGTTACCCTTTCCCTGGCCGGTGTAAGGTTGATAATAGTAAGGTAACACCCCACAGTCTTGTTACGTTGTTCCGTATTGGTATTAAAAATAGAACTGAAATGCCACATCATCCTGTCTGCTAGTATTCGTATGGTTGCAACATAGTGCCCCCATTGTGTTCCACGAAAAATCTGTGCGATCGGTTGTCCATCACTGGTTTTTGAAAGCATTTTGTGACGTTTTCTAGGTGAATGCAATAAGGCATATCACTCAAAGGAAGCTGCTGTTTTTCTTAGGTTTCGGTAAGTAATTAGGTGCAAATAATAAGGTTCTCTCGGATTTCTTAAGGGGCTAACACCACTACTACAGCCTATGAACTGTCAATCGGTGTATACGATTTGCCGAAtctaaatcaaatcaaatccgaATAATCACacgatttgatttggatttgaatagttttttattagagagatttgatttggatttgactCAATTTTCCTCAAAAAATCTAAATCAAATCGAAATCAAACGTCAGTGGCGTAGAAGAAAACACGCAGAAATCAATGTCTGGATTCTAATAGAAAAACGCCattaacgaataaaaaaaaaatgatttcttgttgattgattggcatttttctttaaaaatcccGTCATTGTTAtcaacgcattttttttttttgtcacctTACAGCACACTATCGCCCCTAGTGACTGAAGGCGAAGTTTAGATTTTCTCTCTCGAAGCATGGTCTAACATTGGAGGTccccgaactgtcgtctgctggGCCTGTTTTGGgctgttcgtctgctatttccgcggacaaattttggggcactcgctagaggcgctgactacccggatcagtcataacatcgTGAAATCTATTGCCATGCCGGTTCGACAGGGCAATAGCCATAGAGGGCTAGTTGCAACATTGTTGTGACTCAACTCAACCAAGGCGCGTTGCAGCCATTAGCATAGCCAAAAGGGTCTGCTatgaaagaaattggacatTGGGAACCGTTGTTGGATACAGAGTAACTTTGAATATTTTGGCACACTGTTATCACTTTTACTATTGAAAGCTATGTGTTTACTAGGTTGGCATGGAACGTCAAGTAAGTGACTCAACTTTGCTCACCTATCTGACCACAGGATGCCTTCTTGAAGCATTAGTAGCCAAAAAATCCCTGGAAGGCTATACCCACAGTAAGTTCCTGACAATTAGCTAAATTTTGTTATGCTAAtgtctgtttcttttccagtcaCAGACGACAACTAAAGTCATTCTGATGTCAGCCACTGCTGATGCCGACAAATTTGCGCAATATTTCAATAGCCCCGTCATGGGAAACTTTCCGATCGCGGCCGAAAGACCCTTTCGCAACGCTCCCATAATTGAAGTGGAGCCCGGTAAACCTCACGCCATCCGCGTTTACTATAAGAAACAGCTTCAAGAACTAGAGGTCAGTATACAatagcatttttaaaaaagaacaaaaaatgtaatatCATATTACTGTTTTCATTATCAGTTTCTCGCGAAGAGTATGAACTACCCCGATGATGGTGAACCGACAATCCATAAGCTCAAATACGACGCGGTCGCTAAGTTGATTTCGGCTTTCGATGGCAAACGAGAGATACAGCGCTACGGTCGCCATCCACAATATGAAAACATTTCCAGCGTCCGCAGCGCAATACTTACATTCCTGCCCGGCGTCTGTGAAATAGAAAACATGCATAAGGCTTTGCTCGACTACGAGAGCAATTCAGATCACGAGAACTGTTGGTACATCCTACCACTACATTCACAGATCACCAATGAAGAGCAAAATTGCGTCTTCCAGCCAATGTCGAGTTTAGCTCCACATTTAAGACATTTCCGGAAAATCATTCTGTCCACGAATATTGCTGAAAGTTCGCTCACGGTGCCAGACGTTACCTACATAATTGATTTCTGTCTCATCAAGGAGCTCGTCACGGATCCAGATACCAATTTGAGTACGCTCAAGGTAGAACAATGTTTAATTAGATTTCTTCAAACTTCCTACATCTAAAAATGGATCATTTATTCCCATTAGCTTGAATGGGCTCCTAAGAGCAGCTGCGTCCAGCGGAGAGGACGTGTCGGTCGTGTTGATGAGGGCGTCGTATGTCGAATGATATCAGAATTTTTTTAcgacaagtaaaaaaaaatgaaatcatctCATTGACTCAGTTCTAACTAACTAAATTAcccttttatttgttttttgcctAAAAGTTTTCTGCAGGATTACGTTACTCCCGAGATCCTCCGCTGTCCTCTGGAGCGATCCGTTTTGCGTTCCAAACTGTTGGATTTGGGATCACCGGTGTCTCTGCTGGCACTCGTCATCGACCCTCCGAGGCTGGATAACATTGCCCAAACTATACTGACGTTGAAAGAAATGGGAGCCCTTTTCGTGAAAGCGAACGGCGTTGTAACCCCATTGGATGGTGACTTGAGTTACCTTAGCCGTGTCGTCTCTTGTCTCCCAATAGACGTTCACTTGGGCAAGCTCGTAATGCTCGGTAAGGATCTTaatttttatcaatttcatgTTTACTTCAAAGTATTATTGGGAACGCTTACTTGATGCGTGGGTTCCATTTTAATAGGTTACGTGTTCAACATCTTGGACGAGTGCATCATTATGGCAGCCGGGCTCAGTTCAAAGAACATCTTCACTTCTCCTTATCAAAAAAAGTTGCTGGCCTATCAAGTCAAAATGGCGTGGGCCGAAGGCTCGTTTAGCGATCCCATCACCATTCTAAACGCATGTCAAGTCTATAAAAACTATGTGTATGAAGATCATTTTAAAAGGAGTGGGGAGTCGGAAATAATGAGAGAACAGCGCTGGGATGACGAAAATTTTATCCAGCTCAAAGCACTCAAGgtaatatttaatttttgtgtgtgtttaagGAAGACAATTTTCGTTATTAGAACATGCGTGAAAATGATTGGCGTATCTGTTTTCTTGGTAGGACATGGATCTCCTGGTGAAGGAAATCAAACAACGACTGAGTTCCATTGGTATTGAGGAGGCGATTGGACCCAATATCACACCATTAACAGAAAGTCAAAAGGCTATGTTGCTTCATGTCGTCCTCTACGGAGCATTCTATCCCAATTACTTCACGCGTGACGCCGTCAGTGGCCAGATAGATGAACGCGAAGCTGTCAAGAGTCTCTGTGGATTGGATCCCTTTCGCACGGTTCGACTTCAAGGATTTCCTATTTACGAACCGCATAAAGCTTACGTCCGCCAAATTTTGAACAACATGTCCGAAATCTTCAGTGagttttgaatttgtttttgagtGTTGTTAATATGGTTTGTGTCTATAAAAGATATGCTGAAGGAGGATACGTGGAATGCCAAGATAACATTCGATTCGCAGCGGGTCTTTATCCAATTCCACCAAGAAGTCAATACGTCCCAACACAAGCAAGTTCCCGGAAGGATTTGTTTGCCCGTTTATCTGGCTGTAAAACAAAAGCAACTCGGATGGAACTATACACTTCAGTTGCTTGAAAGAATGGTTGCCGAAAAGTACACTTCTCAGGTATGTTGGATTCATCTTACAACAAGTAAgctaaaattttttaaaacaattttcctTAAAGGTGGAAGAATCGGCTAAACGGCTTCTAAACGTGAGGGACGTGGAATCGGTGGTGTCCAGTGTGAGCAGTCGAAGGGAATCGCCTTACGTCCTGCAGATTCCAGCGCCACGGCTTCCCGAattacatgaaaaaaaattaaccgtTAGCGTGTGTTACGTTGAGGAGCCCAATCACTTCTGGTGTCATCGCTTAGAGGAGCGCTCCAAACGTGATTACATTGACATCACAAAGTTGATCGGTCCGCAGGGCAGCTATCTGGAGAAGTTGGATTTTTCCGTGCCCGTCCACAAGGGCAAATTAGTCATGGGTCCATATCATGTTAATGATTTGGTAGAATATTATCGAGCAAGGTGCTGAGCGCTCAGCATTACGGACCGACTACAGACCGTCGCGTCCGTCTCTACTTTATTGATTTTGGTAATGTCGTCGAAGACTACATCAAAAACTTGCGGGTAGTTCCTGAAGGCTTGCTGAAGTTCCCACCGTTGGCTATCGAATGCTATTTGACTGGTGTGGGTCCCTCGTTGATTAAAGATCCGAAAGGAAAGTGGACAAAGTCAGCTAAAGAATGGTTTGAAGAACGCACAGTGGACCAACGACTCACAGCCAGGGTGACTAAATAGAAAACTTATACTTTGGTTTCACATGACAATTCATTGACTTTTCCGTTTTTTAAAAGGTGTTCTCGGTCGTCAATGGAATCACCACGATGGATTTGATTACAGAAGGGGGTAATTGGGATTATccgatctcttcccaaatgTTGGCACTCAAATATGCTGTCAGAGTGAAGGAATCTTTGATGAACAAACAGGACAATGAACATCGCCAATACGCACCAAAAGTCGAACCCAATTCAAGCATGAGCCGCTACAATCAACAAAAGTAATGCACTGATTCATGTCTGTTCTTCAAGCTCAACCGTAacagtttttcttgttttagaTTGGACGAACAGAGATTCGTAGCTGCCGAGTTTTTAGCAATGGAACAAGAAATTAAAGAGCCAAAGCATTACAATGCCAGGTTGCACAAACTTCAAGGACCTTACAGTCCGTTGGAAATGACAATGTTCGGCAAAATGCATGCTCTTTTAGGTAAATTTCTTAAAATTGAGGATGATTCCGTCAATTCTGTCATGTTGGACGATCAGCCTGGCGATAATCACGAACGCGTACTCGTTGCTGCGCATGTACGATAATTTCAGACATTTCAATAGAAATCGAATGAAAAAAGTTAATcaaaaattttctctttagatCGGGTATCGATCTACCTGTAATCGCGTCATCGCGCATAGTACGACATTGCTTCCAAACATTCCAGGATTGCCTGCTATTTTGACACTCCTTTTTGCCCCGAGAGCTGAATTCCGAGCTAATACTAATAGAAATTGTCTTACTGGTGCTATTTGTGGGCTGGGTTACGATTGAGAGCGGAAACAGTCCTTTTATCCAGAACACGTCATGGAAGTCGCTTTTGATTCCGAAATATCTCTTTCCGTGAGTTTTTGgttattttaaaacaaacttAACGCAtaacaaattcatttttttgatTTGCGTATCCACATGCAGGATGTGGTCCTCATCAACAAAATCCGATTTTGGTTGAATTCGGTCATGGGTGCAGCTTCATACAGTCTGTACGATGGCCTTTCATTTCaagaaaatattcaaaaagTTAACCAAAAAACAACGGGattcttttttgaattgaTAACGAAACCACGCCGAGACATTGAAGTCATTGCCTCGGCTAGTTACAAATGGAATCTCGTGAAACCAAATCATCGAGCTGACTTTCTGCAAAGTCCGCCTGTAGAACGTGTTCTGGTTTCACGAGATTCCATTTGTAACTAGCCGAGGCAATGACTTCAATGTCTTTTTTGGGTATTCGGGACGATACCGTTCAAACGCCTCAAAAAAACCGTGACCGGGCTCCCCCAGGTGATGACCGCCTGTCAAATCGCTATCTACATTatttatcaaaatattttttttttgtcccggAAAGAATGCACGTTTTGAAAATAAGGCGAAAAAGAGGCGTTTTTCATGGGCGGTGAGTGGAAAGCGCCAATCGTCTTGATCGATACGATTGTTAACATCTGCCGCAATGAAATTTCCCAAAAAATCATTGAACGTAAAAGATcgggttgtttttttcaatcgatcttttcccattttttgaattCGAAACTTTGGGTTTTTGGAGCAAGTTTTGAGTATTTTTATTGGgttttataaaaatatttaaaaaacataataaattatattttaaaaaatcattctTAATGATTTTCAAGAGTTTTAGTATTTTTATTGGgttttataaaaatattaaaaaatataataaattatattttttaaaacattctTAATGGTTAATAAATGGTTGTGTTCATTATTAGTTTTGAGATCGAAGCTTTATAAATCGAtctcttcccatttttttacaattttttgtcgGGCCCGGGACGGGCACGGCgatcaaaacattttgtttccaGCTCGCTCCACCAAGTGGGACCTGCAGCTGGCTGCACCTTTATACCATGGTTGTGACTGCGGATGAACAGCCGATAAGTCCGAGGGGAAAGGTTTCTCCAACATTAACGAATAAAAGTGCGTCAGTGGAGGGAGAAGTCTTGGTCTTGAAGACTTTTGGACCAGATTTTATCATGGGAAGATATTTACTGAAGCTGTTTCGAGggttaaaaatttgtttaataaataataataatatataataatttGTTGGCCAGTGATCCACCGACAGTGGGGCTCGGAGCAATCCACATTGAAACGAGCAGTGGGGGCGAAGCAGTGAGGAAAGTGACAGGAACGGTGAGCGTGTCGTTTCCGCCACACAGTTGAGGGTGTGATACTTCTTCATGGCGTACCACTTACTTTCACTTGTAGGAGTAGCTGTAAAGCTGAGTCCTGTTTGTCCAACCTGCATGTTATTTTTGTCGCAGTTTTTttcgttgaccatccgccagcatTTCAGAGGGGTTTTtagatgtgtttcttttgAATATACTGTGTCGAAGGATCCAATCCAGAATGATCTAGttattttcttcgttttaGTCCATTGTCTgcatgtccatcctttccaagtagCTCTTGGTTTCTGCGTAGTCACCAAAGTGTAGGCAGTCGGTATTTTCAGTTAGTGTTGCATTTCAGCTTTCCCGttgtcacagtagtaaggcgATTCAATGTCCAGGATTCCTCGAATATTCACGTTATTACAATCACAGatggatgcgtagatagggtaagtagggttaagtgaatgaaggaaGCAAAGAATGAGTAGTAGTGTTTGCATCTGTGGAGAAAATGTGAGGAtttggtaatttttttcttcataacGCCTTCGTAAGTTGTGTCGGTGGTTTGTTATATGGTCGTTTAGGATTTGTTCACGGTATCGGTTGGGTGTTATGGGACCGAGGAAAAGGACGAACGTCCTGGGATCGTCGGCTCGACGacgaagaggaaaagaaaaggacgcTGGACTAGGGAGAATCGAGCGGAGTATCGAGTTCAGTACGATGCTCGACAGTCATTGTATTGTTCTAGTGTCGAAACCATAAAACATTTCATCGGTATAAAACGTAAGGATTCAATACCATCTATCAATAAGTATTAACTTATGTATAATGCCGCTAGAAAGAACTGACAAGTTGCTGCATAAACtccaacaggttatgggcccagtcGACgattttatttaataaaatcaTACTCTAGAATGGCTGCTAACTTTTCATTAGAGGTGATAGAACACACCAGAAAGTTCGATGGTAAAGACTTTCCTACCTGGAAACACAACATGGAGATGATGTTCTATCTTAAGAACTTGAAACATCGTTGAGGTATTACACCCAATTCATGTTACATTggaagagaataaaatattctAAATTCTACATTGTTGTTGGTCGATATTTGTAGGGTGAGCATCTACTCACAGTTCGATGAAAATGTAGGAAATCCTATGCTTGTCAATGGTGACGAGATAGATAAATGGAAAATGAGAGATTGCTATGGAAGGTTCCTCATCTTTAATAGCTGTGACGAAGTTAGAAAACTCGTGCTACTTAACAGCAGAACTAGCAACGAAATGTGGACTAGATTGAAGACACAGTTTTTACAGCGTGCAGCTGATAATAAACATCTTTTGCACAGAGATTTTCTCAATCTTCGACCGACACCCAGTCAAGACATAATGATCCACATCTTCGCACTAGAATCGATTACTGCGGAACTTAACGATCTAGGTGTGAACATCACTGAACATGACTTAATTACCACGATCATTTGCAGTCTTCCTGCAAGATTTGGATTTCTCTCATCATCGTGTGATAATGTACCAAACAACGAAAGAACTATGGATGCCCTGCGAGCTAGAATTGTTTCAGAGCAAAGACATTGAAGTGAAAAGAGTGGAAGAAGAGGGAAACCACATCCCATCAAATGAAATCATGATCAATGCTCTTCAAGGATTTGGGAGTCAAAGAGGATCTTTGACTCGTAGGCTTCGAGGTGGTCGCAGTCGTGGTAGGGTTCCCCCACGAGATTCGTTTAATAGAAACAATGCAAAGTGTACCTATTGTGGGAAAAAAAGATACTACGAATTTGTATGTCGACTTCGCATTGCTAACCAAGGAGAGAAGCAACCCTCTCTGACTAAAATACCCAATAACGATGGAGAAGGGAGTGACTCTCAGCGACGAGTGGATTTCTCCCTCATTTCCGATTGCTGTTTGTCAGCTATTGAGGCTGATGCTATTGTTCTAGACTCTGGAGCATCTAGAGACATGAGTGAAGAACGTTCATACTTCGTGGAACTGAGTGACATCACACCTGGTAGTTGGCCGATTAATGGCATTGGGGGTTAACTTCTTCATGCTGTTGGAATGGAAACCATCAAGTTGACTACCAGTGTAAAAGGAGTAAACGTCAATagagaattgaaaaatgtCCTATGCGTTCCTGGTTTGGGGGTGACTCTGATTTCGATTGCTCGACTTTCAATCTGTGGTTACACAGTTTCCTTCAGTGGTCTGAATGCAACTGTTGAGCAAGATAGCACAATCATCATGACTGCGTCACGATCTGGTGAAACGCTCTAAAAGGTAGATGCAGCTGTCATCACTCATTCAGAGTCACCTTTGGCAGCCTCCACCAGTCAAACTACTCTTAATATATGGCACGAACGCCTTGGTCATGCAAATAAAAGAGCCATACAACGTTTGACTTCTGGAATCGGAGTCATGGGAATGCTTATTACACTAGGATCTACAAAGTTGAACACATGCTGTCATGGCTGTGAAATGGGGAAAATGCACAAGCTACCCTTAACCAACAGCAACACTATCTACCAGAATGTCGGAGAGTGTATAGTATCAGACCTCGTTGGCCCTATGCAAGTTGATTCGATTGGAGGTGCATGTTTTTAAGTTCTTTTTAAGGACGTGTACAGCAAGTATATGACTGTGTACTTTCTCAAACATAAATCAGAGACAGCTGACTGATTCTCGATTTTATTAAGACTGTTCACCGCCACTGGCTGCCGTGTCCAACTTCTTCGATGAGATGGTAGAACAGAATACATCAACAACTATCTGAAAACTCAATTGACTTCGTTGGGGATACAACTACAAACTAGCACTACGTAAATACTGTCACCCTGGACCTTAACACACTGTATTTACTTGacacagaaaaaagaatacgCGGAATACAAGAAATGAAAGAGTTACACTTTACCGAACGTCTACAAGTCTAGCGGAAGAAGAGAGGGATGAGGGAGAAAatagtgggttttatactagcctTGAAAATACGCCCTTTCCCTAAGGTTACCCGACTCTAATGTActtttttattctattctggaatttctacttaTTAAAGAGTAATGCCCGATGACATAACCACAAGTAACATTCGTAACTACAGCGTCGGCTGTAGCGTCTCTAGGAAGAGATACGAACATCTGCTATTGTATATCGATCGATAACATCGATCTTAACTGTGTTGACCCTTTATTTCTCAGCTGTTTTAAAGGTAGGGAAAGAAACGACCTGACTGCTCGGCCTGCCGCCAGAGCCTCAGACCATTCTAGCTGTCGGTAGCGGAAGGTGGTTAGAGTTTGTACTCCCCAAATTTCACTTAAGTCTTTTCAAGTTTAGTTAAGTCAGTGAGTTCTCACCTAAACTGCAGAATGCCGAGGCGCAAGTTTATTCGTGACGACTCAAGTTCAAGTTCGAGTACGTCATCTTCTTCCTCGGATTCATCATCAGATGAGTCGGCTCAGGATACTCGCCACGCTAAAAGGGTGAGGAAGGCTCCTCCCCCTTCTCACTCAGAAGACTGTCACAGCCAGGATAATCCCAGCCATCCTCAAGTGAGCGAAGCTTTCGCCGTGCCAGCTGCCTTAACGTCTTTGATTCGGCAGACCCTGGGCGAGGAAGATGTCTTGGAGGAAGAAGGTGGTGACCATCGATCCCGGCCATGCCAACGAACCCACCCTTGGCTGGCATGGGTTTGGAGGGAGGATAGCAGTTTTTCGGCGCAGATTGTGGCGGCCCTGAAAGGTGCTAAGGAATcgaag
This genomic window contains:
- the LOC123469919 gene encoding uncharacterized protein LOC123469919 — encoded protein: MSSSVCICGENVRIWVSIYSQFDENVGNPMLVNGDEIDKWKMRDCYGRFLIFNSCDEVRKLVLLNSRTSNEMWTRLKTQFLQRAADNKHLLHRDFLNLRPTPSQDIMIHIFALESITAELNDLVFLQDLDFSHHRVIMYQTTKELWMPCELELFQSKDIEVKRVEEEGNHIPSNEIMINALQGFGSQRGSLTRRLRGGRSRGRVPPRDSFNRNNAKCTYCGKKRYYEFVCRLRIANQGEKQPSLTKIPNNDGEGSDSQRRVDFSLISDCCLSAIEADAIVLDSGASRDMSEERSYFVELSDITPGSWPINGIGG